In Romboutsia lituseburensis, a genomic segment contains:
- a CDS encoding bifunctional enoyl-CoA hydratase/phosphate acetyltransferase, translating into MIKNLQDMLTKLKGNDKVILSVAAAEDKEVLIAIKDAVEKEIIKPILVGQADKIKAISKEIGFILDEIEIINAESIEESAKIAVELVSSKKADFVMKGLLDTSVLLKSVLNKDYGLRTDSLLSHVMIYELESYHKLLLLTDGGMNISPDYDQKEKIVKNSIQAAKSLGMETVKVACLAAKEKVNPKMQATVDADLLQKACKDGKFGENVLVEGPLAFDLAISKEASEIKGFKSEVSGEADILVVPTIEVGNGIGKSFTYMAKAKSAGIIMGAKAPIVLVSRADSHESKLYSIAYGALVAKSMK; encoded by the coding sequence ATGATAAAGAATTTACAAGACATGTTAACTAAGCTTAAGGGAAATGACAAAGTAATATTATCAGTGGCTGCAGCAGAAGATAAAGAAGTTTTAATTGCAATAAAAGATGCAGTAGAAAAAGAAATAATAAAACCTATATTAGTTGGACAAGCTGATAAAATAAAAGCTATATCTAAAGAAATAGGATTTATTTTAGACGAAATAGAAATAATTAATGCTGAGTCGATAGAGGAAAGTGCTAAAATAGCTGTTGAGTTAGTATCAAGCAAAAAAGCTGACTTTGTTATGAAAGGATTATTAGATACATCAGTACTTTTAAAGTCAGTGCTAAATAAAGACTATGGTCTTAGAACTGATAGTCTATTAAGTCATGTTATGATATATGAGCTTGAAAGCTATCACAAGTTATTATTATTGACGGATGGAGGAATGAACATATCTCCAGACTATGATCAAAAAGAAAAAATAGTTAAAAACTCTATTCAAGCTGCAAAATCTTTAGGGATGGAAACAGTAAAGGTTGCATGTTTAGCAGCAAAAGAAAAAGTAAATCCAAAGATGCAAGCTACAGTTGATGCAGATTTATTACAAAAAGCTTGTAAAGATGGTAAATTTGGTGAAAATGTATTAGTAGAAGGACCTTTAGCATTTGACTTAGCGATATCTAAAGAAGCAAGTGAAATAAAAGGGTTTAAAAGTGAAGTAAGTGGAGAGGCTGATATATTAGTAGTTCCAACTATTGAAGTTGGCAATGGTATAGGTAAATCATTTACATATATGGCTAAAGCAAAATCTGCTGGAATAATAATGGGAGCAAAGGCACCAATTGTTTTAGTATCAAGAGCAGATAGCCATGAATCAAAATTATATTCAATTGCATATGGCGCATTGGTAGCAAAAAGTATGAAATAA
- a CDS encoding tetratricopeptide repeat protein — protein sequence MKFKIEKYILKKAEELAFIKIKHDGEFKVDGYDIPKGGLDVPIKNEVLVKGIKEKTAQDNINAMSIADAMVFIIGIDSQFKNNDEYKKFLDAFCKKIDLDLKSYMGYMSKKYFDIGEYTDSLIYLKALITMYPDDIDGLYHYAIVCQEVAKQYQKDMDNNAMNKFLLDALEKLEKVVQLEDGFAPAYYHLGYHYYNQGQYLKSKVIWEEALKLGLDADLCAEVQDNIGKMDFKVQYEEGYNLIFQGKPEQGLEKLLPLEEDHPDWWNLLFMIGLAYKEMNEVEEAKKYFEKILIIKPHQVDAIVELGLCEAATFNMEKAIEHFETAAKIKEDSEILCNLGMAYLNNGNLDDAIYYIERAYELNPEDEITVACLKELDNYR from the coding sequence ATGAAATTCAAAATAGAAAAATATATATTAAAAAAAGCTGAAGAATTAGCTTTTATAAAAATAAAGCATGACGGAGAATTTAAAGTTGATGGATATGATATTCCAAAAGGTGGACTAGATGTACCTATAAAAAATGAAGTGTTAGTAAAAGGTATAAAAGAAAAAACAGCTCAAGATAATATAAATGCAATGTCGATAGCTGATGCAATGGTATTTATAATTGGTATAGATAGTCAATTTAAAAATAATGATGAATACAAAAAGTTTTTAGATGCATTTTGTAAAAAAATAGATTTAGATTTAAAATCATATATGGGATATATGTCTAAAAAATATTTTGATATAGGTGAGTATACAGATTCATTAATATACTTAAAAGCCCTAATAACTATGTATCCAGATGATATAGATGGATTATATCATTATGCTATAGTATGTCAGGAAGTAGCTAAGCAATATCAAAAAGACATGGATAATAATGCAATGAATAAATTCTTATTAGATGCTTTAGAAAAATTAGAAAAAGTTGTTCAATTAGAAGATGGATTTGCACCTGCTTATTATCATTTAGGATACCATTATTACAATCAAGGTCAATATCTTAAATCTAAAGTAATATGGGAAGAAGCTTTAAAGTTAGGTCTAGATGCCGATTTATGTGCTGAAGTTCAAGACAATATAGGAAAAATGGATTTTAAAGTTCAGTATGAAGAAGGATATAATTTAATATTCCAAGGAAAACCTGAACAAGGATTAGAAAAATTACTACCTTTAGAAGAAGATCATCCTGATTGGTGGAACTTACTATTCATGATAGGACTAGCATATAAAGAAATGAATGAAGTAGAAGAGGCTAAAAAATATTTTGAAAAAATATTAATAATAAAGCCACATCAAGTTGATGCAATAGTAGAATTAGGTCTATGTGAAGCTGCTACATTTAATATGGAAAAAGCTATAGAACATTTTGAAACAGCTGCAAAAATAAAAGAAGATTCAGAGATACTTTGTAATTTAGGAATGGCATATTTAAATAATGGCAATTTAGATGATGCTATTTATTATATAGAAAGAGCTTATGAATTAAATCCTGAGGATGAAATAACCGTAGCTTGTTTAAAAGAATTAGACAACTATAGATAA
- a CDS encoding B12-binding domain-containing radical SAM protein — MKILLTTLNSKFIHTNLAIRYLKEFVKDLVDVDLKEYTINNDLDYILKDIHKNDYDMILFSTYIWNINDIVKLCDNIKKIKPNTKIALGGPEVTYDSKAAMQKYKFVDYILCGEGELVFKDLVMYLQGTKKINDVEGIVYRDGNEIITNRPKELLQNLDEIPSPYENLDPKEYENRIVYYETSRGCPFNCQYCLSSTLKGLRYFSIDRVKKDLKALIDARVSQIKFIDRTFNANKQFAKEIMNFLMENDNDYTTYHFEVTAHLLDDDMLDFLSDCKEGLFQFEIGVQTTNQKVLDAVGRRDDFKKLSYVVQKVATYRNIHQHLDLIAGLPYEDYASFEKSFNDVFNLGIEHLQLGFLKMIKGTGIRNTANQHGYRYKDYPPYEVLYNDYISYAEILKLKDIEEILEKYYNSKNFVLSMRYIIFNYYKESPFKFFEDFATYFDKNGYFDMAQGKNQLYKILLDFYNDVINKDIELFNDILKYDYISLGKTSNMPNFFNKLEMEDFKNRCHVFLQSEENTIKYLPQFENTPAKQIIKHVHFEPFNFDILKLKADINCKVEKVDNVILFVYDNKKVFEKSKAYTVEI, encoded by the coding sequence TTGAAGATACTATTAACAACTCTAAATTCAAAGTTTATTCATACAAATTTAGCCATCAGATATTTAAAAGAGTTTGTTAAGGACTTAGTTGATGTAGATTTAAAAGAATATACTATTAATAATGATTTAGATTATATACTAAAAGATATACATAAAAATGATTATGATATGATATTATTTTCTACATACATATGGAACATTAACGATATAGTTAAGTTATGCGATAATATAAAAAAAATAAAACCAAATACAAAAATAGCTTTAGGTGGACCAGAAGTAACATATGATAGTAAAGCCGCTATGCAAAAATATAAATTTGTAGATTATATATTATGTGGTGAAGGTGAATTAGTTTTTAAAGACTTAGTAATGTATTTACAAGGAACTAAAAAAATTAATGATGTAGAAGGTATTGTTTATAGAGACGGAAATGAAATAATTACAAACAGACCTAAAGAACTATTACAAAATTTAGATGAAATTCCTAGTCCATACGAAAATTTAGATCCTAAAGAGTATGAAAACAGAATAGTTTATTATGAAACATCTAGAGGATGTCCTTTTAATTGCCAGTACTGTTTATCATCTACGCTAAAGGGACTAAGATATTTCAGTATAGATAGAGTAAAAAAAGATTTAAAAGCTTTAATTGATGCAAGGGTTTCTCAAATAAAGTTTATAGATAGAACATTTAATGCAAATAAACAATTTGCTAAAGAAATTATGAACTTCTTAATGGAGAATGACAATGATTACACAACATATCATTTTGAAGTAACCGCTCATTTATTAGACGATGATATGTTAGATTTTTTATCTGATTGTAAAGAAGGTTTATTCCAATTTGAAATAGGTGTGCAAACTACTAATCAAAAAGTACTAGATGCTGTAGGTAGAAGAGATGATTTTAAAAAATTATCTTATGTAGTTCAAAAGGTAGCAACATATAGAAATATACATCAACATTTGGATCTTATAGCAGGATTACCATATGAGGATTATGCAAGCTTTGAAAAATCATTTAACGATGTATTTAATCTAGGAATAGAACATCTGCAATTAGGATTTTTAAAGATGATAAAAGGCACAGGTATAAGGAATACAGCTAATCAGCATGGATACAGATATAAGGATTATCCACCATATGAAGTTTTATATAATGATTATATAAGTTACGCTGAGATACTAAAGTTAAAAGATATCGAAGAAATATTAGAAAAATACTATAATTCGAAAAACTTTGTACTATCGATGAGATATATAATTTTTAATTATTATAAAGAAAGTCCGTTTAAATTCTTTGAAGATTTTGCAACTTACTTTGATAAAAATGGATACTTTGACATGGCACAAGGAAAAAACCAACTATATAAAATACTATTAGATTTTTATAATGATGTTATAAATAAGGATATAGAGTTATTTAATGATATATTAAAATATGATTATATATCACTTGGAAAAACATCAAATATGCCTAACTTCTTTAACAAGCTAGAGATGGAAGATTTTAAAAATAGATGCCATGTATTTTTACAAAGTGAAGAAAATACGATTAAGTATTTACCACAATTTGAAAATACACCTGCTAAGCAGATAATAAAACATGTACACTTTGAGCCGTTTAATTTTGATATATTAAAATTAAAGGCAGACATAAATTGTAAAGTTGAAAAAGTTGATAATGTAATATTATTTGTGTATGATAATAAAAAAGTATTTGAAAAATCGAAAGCTTATACAGTTGAAATATAA
- the argS gene encoding arginine--tRNA ligase produces MQDFKLSIAECLKEKIEDLSFEEIVGLIEVPPNKDMGDFAFPCFKLAKVFRKAPNMIAAELSESIEAKGSIAKVMPMGGYVNFFVNKSQLAENVIKDVLTQKENYGRSDIGKGQNVIVEFSSPNIAKPFHIGHIRTTVIGNALYKMYESQGYNTTRINHLGDYGTQFGKLIVAFKKWGDKEAVETNPIPELLKLYIQFHDEAEAHPEMEDEARAWFTKLENGDEEATALWQWFRDESLKEFNRVYDLLDIEFDSLAGESFYSDKMPRVIDMLNEKGLLKESKGARIVDLEDYKMPPALITKNDGSTLYMTRDLAAAIYRHETYNFDKCVYVVGSQQNLHFEQWFKVIELMGFEWAKNLVHVGFGMVALENGTMSTRKGRVVFLEDVLNQAIEKTKETMLAKNPNALNVDEIAKQVGVGAVVFQELSNSRIKDYTFSWDRTLSFDGETGPYVQYTHARCCAVLRKANEEVTTDINYELLNDVDSAEVLKVIASFNKCIVAGLRKNEPHVITRFVLDLAQAFNKFYHDNSILVEDAELRKARLALVAATRQSIENGLKLLGMHAPERM; encoded by the coding sequence ATGCAAGATTTTAAATTATCAATAGCAGAATGCTTAAAAGAAAAGATAGAGGACTTATCTTTTGAAGAAATAGTTGGATTAATAGAAGTACCACCAAATAAAGACATGGGAGATTTTGCATTCCCTTGTTTCAAATTAGCAAAAGTATTTAGAAAAGCTCCTAACATGATAGCAGCTGAATTATCTGAATCAATAGAAGCTAAAGGTAGTATAGCTAAGGTAATGCCAATGGGTGGATATGTTAACTTCTTTGTTAACAAATCTCAATTAGCAGAAAATGTTATAAAAGATGTATTAACACAAAAAGAAAACTATGGACGTAGCGATATAGGAAAAGGACAAAATGTTATAGTAGAATTCTCATCTCCAAACATTGCTAAGCCTTTCCACATAGGACATATAAGAACTACTGTTATAGGTAATGCTTTATACAAAATGTATGAGTCTCAAGGATATAATACAACAAGAATAAACCACTTAGGAGACTATGGAACACAGTTCGGTAAATTAATAGTTGCCTTCAAAAAGTGGGGAGATAAAGAAGCTGTAGAGACAAATCCAATACCAGAATTATTAAAATTATACATACAATTCCATGATGAAGCTGAAGCACATCCAGAAATGGAAGATGAAGCAAGAGCATGGTTTACTAAGTTAGAAAATGGTGACGAAGAAGCAACTGCTTTATGGCAATGGTTCAGAGATGAAAGTTTAAAAGAATTCAACAGAGTTTATGACTTATTAGACATAGAATTTGATTCTTTAGCAGGTGAAAGTTTCTACTCAGATAAAATGCCAAGAGTAATAGATATGTTAAATGAAAAAGGCCTTTTAAAAGAATCTAAAGGTGCTAGAATAGTAGACTTAGAAGATTACAAAATGCCACCAGCACTTATAACTAAGAATGATGGTTCAACACTTTACATGACAAGAGACTTAGCTGCTGCTATATATAGACATGAAACTTATAACTTTGATAAGTGTGTTTATGTAGTTGGTTCTCAACAAAACTTACACTTTGAACAATGGTTTAAAGTTATAGAACTTATGGGATTTGAATGGGCTAAAAATTTAGTTCATGTAGGATTCGGTATGGTTGCATTAGAAAATGGAACTATGTCAACAAGAAAAGGTAGAGTTGTATTCTTAGAGGATGTTTTAAATCAAGCAATAGAAAAAACTAAAGAAACAATGCTTGCTAAAAACCCTAATGCTTTAAATGTAGATGAAATAGCTAAGCAAGTAGGTGTTGGAGCAGTAGTATTCCAAGAATTATCTAACAGTAGAATCAAAGATTATACATTTTCATGGGATAGAACATTAAGCTTTGATGGTGAAACAGGACCATATGTACAATATACTCATGCAAGATGTTGTGCAGTTTTAAGAAAAGCTAATGAAGAGGTTACTACAGATATAAATTATGAATTATTAAATGATGTTGATAGTGCGGAAGTATTAAAAGTTATAGCGTCATTCAATAAGTGTATAGTAGCCGGTTTAAGAAAGAATGAACCACATGTAATAACTAGATTTGTTTTAGATTTAGCTCAAGCATTTAATAAGTTCTATCATGACAATTCTATATTAGTTGAAGATGCTGAATTAAGAAAAGCAAGACTTGCTTTAGTTGCAGCTACTAGACAATCTATAGAAAATGGTCTTAAGTTATTAGGAATGCATGCACCAGAAAGAATGTAA
- a CDS encoding DUF523 domain-containing protein, with amino-acid sequence MILVSACLLGINCKYNGDNNKDLKVLEYLKDKEFIIVCPEQLGGMSTPRDPSEIIRLDGDAVINGETSVITNKRLDVTRKFKLGANETLKIAKLYNCTEAILKEGSPSCGSNYIYDGSFTGKKRDGIGVTTSLLKHNGIKVISEKEI; translated from the coding sequence ATGATACTAGTATCAGCATGCTTACTTGGAATAAATTGCAAGTATAATGGCGACAATAATAAAGATTTGAAGGTATTAGAATATTTAAAGGATAAAGAATTTATAATTGTATGTCCAGAGCAGTTAGGCGGTATGAGTACCCCTAGAGATCCATCTGAAATAATAAGATTAGATGGTGATGCAGTTATTAATGGAGAAACAAGTGTAATAACTAATAAAAGATTAGATGTAACCAGAAAATTTAAGTTAGGTGCTAACGAAACTTTAAAGATAGCTAAACTGTATAATTGTACAGAAGCAATATTGAAAGAAGGAAGTCCATCATGTGGTTCTAACTATATATATGATGGATCATTTACAGGTAAAAAAAGAGATGGAATCGGTGTTACTACATCCTTATTAAAACATAATGGAATAAAAGTAATAAGTGAAAAGGAAATATAA
- a CDS encoding endonuclease MutS2, which yields MNPKALRVLEFNKIIDLLKSKASSSLGMRYIEKLTPSSDYNEVKSSLEETSEAQAILIKRGGIGLQGIYDIEDKAKRANVGSSLDPGSLIMIADTLRVARILKNNLSSSEEEDFNFPIIQSLSNSLYTYRDIEDAIFNAIISEVEISDNASSTLRDVRRRIVQKNQSIRSKLNSIISSTTYQKYLQDAIISVRGDRFVVPVKAEYRSQVSGIVHDQSSSGATLFIEPMSIVDMNNELRQLRLQEQEEIERILAELSAMVGEICEELLSNQEILGRLDFAFAKGKLSIQMKAVEPTLNEDKYINIKNGRHPLLEKDKVVPNTVYLGREFHTLVITGPNTGGKTVTIKTVGLFALMTQSGLHIPADFGSSMCVYDNIFADIGDEQSIEQSLSTFSSHMTNIVSILKDVTEDSLVIFDELGAGTDPIEGAALAIAILEDVHMAGGKCIATTHYSEIKNYALTKDGVENAAVEFDLDTLSPTYRLLIGVPGKSNAFEISQKLGLSDYVITRAKEFINTDNIALEDVLQNVEKNRIKAIEEREEAEKLKLEIERLKNEYDEKISKITTQKEKIMEQARQEAFRVTRQAKEEVDNIIKELRALEEEKASKEKNQKIEALRKELSSSMGSLQPTVKSMIVPKVANKEIKDLKAGEEVKVITLNQQGTVVSVDKNKKEAVVQIGIMKMNLPFKSLKRIKKDVKTTVTKSTRNIIKSKSGRVKSEVDLRGMNLEEAIMEVEKYLDDAYVAGLESVTVIHGIGTGVLKSGLQDILKRNRHVKSQRGGQYGEGGAGVTIVTLK from the coding sequence ATGAATCCGAAAGCATTAAGAGTTTTAGAATTCAACAAAATAATAGATCTATTGAAGAGCAAAGCCTCATCTTCATTAGGTATGAGATATATAGAAAAGCTAACACCAAGTTCAGACTATAATGAAGTTAAATCTTCATTAGAAGAAACTAGTGAAGCTCAGGCTATCCTTATAAAAAGAGGTGGAATTGGTTTACAAGGCATATATGATATAGAAGATAAAGCTAAAAGAGCTAATGTAGGGTCTTCATTAGATCCAGGTAGTTTAATAATGATTGCAGATACTTTAAGAGTTGCTAGAATATTAAAAAATAACTTATCTTCTTCTGAAGAAGAGGATTTTAATTTTCCAATAATTCAGTCATTATCAAATTCTTTATATACTTATAGAGATATTGAAGATGCCATATTCAATGCAATTATAAGTGAAGTAGAAATATCAGACAATGCATCTAGCACACTTAGAGATGTTAGAAGAAGAATAGTTCAAAAAAATCAATCAATAAGATCGAAATTAAATTCAATAATATCATCTACTACATATCAGAAATATTTACAAGATGCAATAATTTCAGTTAGAGGAGATAGATTTGTTGTACCTGTAAAAGCTGAATATAGATCACAAGTTTCAGGTATAGTTCATGATCAATCTTCTTCAGGAGCTACATTATTTATAGAGCCAATGAGTATAGTTGATATGAATAATGAATTAAGACAATTAAGATTACAAGAACAAGAAGAAATAGAAAGAATTTTAGCAGAATTATCTGCTATGGTTGGTGAAATTTGTGAGGAATTACTTTCAAATCAAGAGATATTAGGTAGGTTAGATTTCGCTTTTGCTAAAGGGAAACTATCTATTCAAATGAAGGCTGTAGAGCCTACATTAAATGAAGATAAATATATAAATATAAAAAATGGAAGACATCCATTGCTTGAAAAAGATAAGGTTGTCCCTAATACTGTATATCTTGGTAGGGAATTCCATACATTAGTAATAACAGGTCCAAATACAGGTGGTAAAACTGTAACAATTAAAACTGTTGGATTATTTGCACTTATGACTCAAAGTGGATTACATATACCAGCTGATTTTGGAAGTAGTATGTGTGTTTATGATAATATATTTGCAGATATCGGTGATGAACAAAGTATAGAGCAAAGTTTATCAACATTCTCATCTCATATGACAAATATAGTTTCTATATTAAAAGATGTTACTGAAGATTCATTAGTTATATTTGATGAATTGGGAGCAGGAACTGATCCTATAGAAGGTGCAGCATTAGCTATAGCTATACTTGAAGATGTTCATATGGCAGGCGGTAAATGTATAGCAACTACACATTATAGTGAGATTAAAAACTATGCTCTTACAAAAGATGGAGTAGAAAATGCTGCTGTTGAATTTGATTTAGATACTTTAAGCCCAACATATAGATTACTTATAGGTGTACCTGGTAAGTCTAATGCATTTGAAATATCTCAAAAACTAGGATTAAGTGATTATGTAATAACAAGAGCTAAAGAGTTTATAAATACTGATAACATAGCACTAGAAGACGTCCTTCAAAATGTTGAGAAAAATAGAATTAAAGCAATAGAAGAAAGAGAAGAAGCTGAAAAGCTAAAATTAGAAATTGAGAGACTTAAAAATGAATATGATGAAAAAATTTCTAAAATAACAACTCAAAAAGAAAAAATAATGGAACAAGCAAGACAAGAGGCATTTAGAGTAACTAGACAAGCTAAAGAAGAAGTTGATAACATAATAAAAGAACTTAGAGCATTAGAAGAAGAGAAAGCATCTAAAGAAAAGAATCAAAAAATAGAAGCTCTTAGAAAAGAACTATCAAGTTCTATGGGAAGTTTACAACCAACTGTAAAAAGTATGATAGTGCCTAAGGTTGCTAATAAAGAAATAAAAGATTTAAAAGCAGGAGAAGAAGTAAAAGTTATAACATTAAATCAACAAGGTACTGTAGTGTCTGTGGATAAAAACAAAAAAGAAGCTGTAGTACAAATTGGTATAATGAAAATGAACTTACCATTTAAATCTTTAAAGAGAATTAAGAAAGATGTTAAAACTACAGTTACAAAATCAACAAGGAATATAATTAAATCTAAATCAGGAAGAGTTAAGAGTGAAGTAGATTTAAGAGGTATGAATCTAGAAGAAGCAATTATGGAAGTAGAAAAGTATTTAGATGATGCATATGTAGCAGGATTAGAATCAGTTACAGTAATACATGGAATTGGTACTGGAGTGTTAAAGTCAGGTTTACAAGATATTTTAAAGCGTAACAGACATGTAAAATCTCAAAGAGGTGGTCAATATGGTGAAGGTGGAGCTGGAGTAACCATAGTTACATTAAAATAA
- a CDS encoding aminoacyl-histidine dipeptidase yields the protein MENVLKGLKPELVLNYFEEISQIPRGSGNEKAISDYLKSFGEKLGLETIQDDALNIVIRKPATKGYENCPGVILQGHMDMVCEKNKDTQHDFTKDPIKLRVDGDMIYATGTTLGADNGIAVAMGMAVFASTDVEHPALELLVTTDEEAGMTGAMALDGSILKGKYIINLDSEEEGFLLVSCAGGVTGWTKLNAEFTNADANKQALLIEVKGLLGGHSGMDIIKQRANSNRLIGRLLNLLCVDFDLAKVEGGSKNNAIPRESEAVILVDKNDVSRVKECVEKISAEFKHEFSTSDPGLVVECLETTADKVLTKESKDNYIKAINLIPNGIQTMSMDIEDLVESSTNVGVVRTTDNEITFECAVRSSVGTLKEDITNKMNLLATTLGGKFELESDYPAWEYCKGSKLEDICVDTYEKLTGKKPVIKALHAGLECGLLLDKMPHAQAISLGPNMYEVHTPNEHLSISSTENTWNYLVAILKSMNQH from the coding sequence ATGGAAAACGTATTAAAAGGCTTAAAACCAGAACTTGTATTAAATTACTTTGAGGAAATATCTCAAATACCTCGTGGTTCTGGAAATGAAAAAGCTATAAGCGATTATTTAAAATCATTTGGAGAAAAGTTAGGTTTAGAAACAATCCAAGATGATGCCCTAAATATAGTAATAAGAAAACCTGCTACTAAAGGTTATGAAAATTGCCCTGGAGTAATACTTCAAGGACATATGGATATGGTATGTGAAAAAAATAAAGACACTCAACATGATTTCACTAAAGATCCTATAAAATTAAGAGTAGATGGCGATATGATATATGCAACAGGAACAACTCTTGGTGCTGACAATGGTATAGCAGTTGCTATGGGTATGGCAGTATTTGCATCTACTGATGTAGAACATCCTGCTTTAGAACTTTTAGTTACTACTGATGAAGAAGCTGGTATGACTGGAGCTATGGCTCTTGATGGTTCTATACTTAAAGGAAAATACATAATAAATCTTGATTCAGAAGAAGAAGGATTTTTACTTGTAAGTTGTGCTGGTGGAGTTACTGGCTGGACTAAATTAAATGCTGAATTTACTAATGCAGATGCTAATAAGCAAGCTTTATTAATTGAGGTAAAAGGTTTACTTGGTGGACATTCAGGTATGGATATAATAAAACAAAGAGCTAACTCTAATAGATTAATAGGTAGACTTTTAAATTTATTATGTGTTGACTTTGACTTAGCTAAAGTTGAAGGTGGATCTAAAAACAATGCAATCCCTCGTGAATCTGAAGCTGTTATATTAGTTGATAAAAATGATGTAAGCAGAGTTAAAGAATGTGTAGAAAAAATATCAGCTGAGTTCAAACATGAATTTAGTACTTCTGATCCAGGATTAGTTGTAGAATGTTTAGAAACTACTGCTGATAAAGTACTTACTAAAGAATCTAAAGATAATTATATAAAAGCAATAAATTTAATACCAAATGGAATTCAAACTATGAGTATGGATATAGAAGATCTTGTTGAAAGTTCTACTAACGTAGGTGTTGTTAGAACTACTGACAACGAAATCACTTTTGAATGTGCTGTTAGAAGTTCTGTTGGTACTTTAAAAGAAGATATAACTAATAAAATGAACTTATTAGCAACTACTTTAGGTGGTAAATTCGAATTAGAAAGTGATTATCCAGCTTGGGAATACTGCAAAGGTTCTAAGCTAGAAGATATATGTGTTGATACTTACGAAAAATTAACTGGTAAAAAACCTGTTATAAAAGCTTTACATGCAGGACTTGAATGTGGATTATTATTAGACAAGATGCCTCATGCTCAAGCTATATCTCTTGGACCTAACATGTATGAAGTTCATACACCTAATGAGCACTTAAGTATTTCTTCTACTGAAAATACTTGGAACTACTTAGTTGCTATATTAAAATCTATGAATCAACATTAA